One genomic segment of Labeo rohita strain BAU-BD-2019 chromosome 14, IGBB_LRoh.1.0, whole genome shotgun sequence includes these proteins:
- the gjb1b gene encoding connexin 31.7, translated as MNWVSFYAVISGVNRHSTGIGRIWLSVIFIFRIMVLVVAAESVWGDEKSGFTCNTQQPGCNSVCYDQFFPISHIRIWALQLILVSTPALLVAMHIAHRRHIEKKILKISGRGSAKDFENIKSQKFKITGALWWTYMISIIFRIIFEVVFLYIFYIIYPDIKMVRLVKCDSYPCPNTVDCFVSRPTEKTIFTIFMLAVSGICVLLNIAEVMYLIGRACMKYFQGAVGEPKAPWLAQKLATYKQNEINQLISEHSFKPRFNVGRKPPTDRSERCSAF; from the coding sequence ATGAATTGGGTGTCGTTTTATGCTGTGATCAGCGGTGTGAACAGGCATTCGACCGGCATCGGCCGCATCTGGCTGTCGGTCATCTTCATCTTCCGTATCATGGTGCTGGTGGTGGCGGCCGAGAGCGTGTGGGGAGACGAGAAGTCCGGCTTCACCTGCAACACCCAGCAGCCCGGCTGCAACAGCGTGTGCTACGACCAGTTCTTCCCCATCTCGCACATCCGCATCTGGGCTCTGCAGCTCATCCTGGTGTCCACGCCGGCCCTGCTGGTGGCCATGCACATCGCGCACCGCCGGCACATCGAGAAAAAGATCCTCAAGATATCCGGTCGGGGGAGCGCCAAGGACTTCGAGAACATCAAGAGCCAGAAGTTCAAGATCACCGGTGCGCTCTGGTGGACTTACATGATCAGCATCATCTTCCGCATCATTTTCGAGGTGGTGTTcttgtacattttttacataatcTATCCGGACATCAAGATGGTTCGTCTCGTGAAGTGTGACTCCTACCCCTGTCCGAATACGGTGGACTGTTTCGTGTCCCGTCCTACGGAGAAGACCATTTTTACTATCTTCATGCTGGCCGTGTCTGGAATCTGTGTCTTGTTGAACATCGCAGAGGTTATGTACTTAATAGGCCGGGCGTGTATGAAATATTTTCAAGGAGCGGTAGGTGAACCTAAAGCGCCTTGGCTCGCTCAAAAACTGGCCACCTACAAGCAGAACGAAATAAATCAGCTGATATCAGAGCATTCGTTCAAACCGAGATTCAACGTTGGGCGAAAGCCTCCCACGGACAGGAGCGAACGCTGCTCTGCTTTCTAG